One window from the genome of Labeo rohita strain BAU-BD-2019 chromosome 10, IGBB_LRoh.1.0, whole genome shotgun sequence encodes:
- the kl gene encoding klotho, which produces MGPGGLYHSWKQLTVSHLQWTSAAPGAGLHTWDRFSKLPYPGDKAFLYDTFPDKFMWAVGTAAYSIEGAWEKDGKGKSIWDTFTRGGTRVSRGDVGSDSYHNIKGDLRALQQLGVSHYRFSLSWSRIFSNGTKESYNEKGVEYYKSLIRGLKEIKVQPVVTLYHWDLPESLQSLFGGWSNSVMVELFREYADFCFRTFGTDVKLWITIDNPFVVAWHGYGTGVVAPGIKNDSDLPFRVGHNLLKAHAAAWHLYDDRYRSSQGGRVSMALASHWIKPSRTRQENSKACQCSLDFVLGWFARPLFVDGDYPPCMKRNLTHRLPSFTESESLYVNGTADFFALSHGPALSFQLINDSLRFGQTEDLGLRMLLYWVRAEYNNPPIFVVESGWYGSGNTKTKDAKHMYYLKRFIMETLKAIRFDRVNVIGYTAWSLLDGYEWYREYGIRRGLFYVDFNTPDLKREPKTSATFYSKLIEKNGFPQLPENRPAQGVFPCDFAWGVAANSIQVDTIPTQFADPSVYVWNVSGNGELKKVSGVQVPPMRRTHHCADYGIILQQVSDVHRMQVSHFHFSLNWSSITPTGRVSDANETLLRYYHCFVSELQKVNVTPVVTLWHHTGKLSSLPAPIEADGGWQSEETVQAFADYARLCFQWLGAHVKLWITLNEPNDEDLEYTVGHQLLRAHALAWHIYDSEFRKTQGGKASLVLHMDWVEPAFSFNREDVEPANRVLDFRVGWFAEPIFGSGDYPVVMRSWLQQRNNIDLFNYHLPVFSEEDRLLVKGTYDFFAISHFTTSMVYDGVEDKYTFKDKLQVQLISDVTWIMSPRRNSPVVPWGLRKALNWVNSRYKGVPIYVMANGVQEDIARFKDSLRVYYLYNYINEALKAYTLDGVNLKGYFAYAFSDQRDPGFGMYGHVQEEVILKSSLGHYKNIIQHNGFPAPGTAQQQCPHAPVHGSGRYILTKHPIVGFLTLVSSCMLITVCLVIYYGVKRHKLITKK; this is translated from the exons ATGGGGCCAGGTGGGTTATACCACAGTTGGAAACAGCTCACAGTGAG TCATCTACAGTGGACATCAGCTGCTCCAGGTGCAGGACTGCACACATGGGATAGATTTAGCAAACTTCCATATCCCGGTGACAAAGCCTTCCTCTACGATACTTTCCCTGACAAGTTTATGTGGGCTGTCGGCACCGCTGCCTATTCAATTGAAGGAGCCTGGGAGAAAGACGGGAAGGGTAAGTCTATCTGGGACACGTTCACTCGCGGAGGGACGCGGGTGTCCAGAGGCGACGTGGGTAGTGACAGTTATCACAACATCAAGGGAGACCTCCGAGCCCTGCAGCAACTTGGAGTCAGTCACTATCGCTTTTCTCTGTCCTGGTCACGCATTTTTTCTAACGGCACTAAAGAAAGTTACAATGAAAAAGGTGTGGAGTATTATAAAAGTCTAATTCGAGGACTGAAGGAAATTAAAGTGCAGCCcgttgtgactttatatcattGGGACCTGCCAGAGagtttgcagagcttatttggaGGCTGGAGCAATTCGGTTATGGTGGAGCTATTCAGAGAATATgcagatttttgttttagaacatTTGGAACGGATGTGAAATTGTGGATTACCATTGACAATCCTTTTGTTGTGGCCTGGCATGGATATGGAACTGGAGTTGTGGCACCTGGTATCAAAAATGACTCCGACTTGCCTTTCAGAGTTGGGCATAATCTTCTGAAG GCTCATGCAGCAGCCTGGCACTTATATGACGACCGGTATCGTTCCAGTCAGGGTGGGCGAGTGTCCATGGCTCTGGCATCCCACTGGATCAAACCTAGTAGAACCAGGCAGGAGAACAGCAAAGCCTGTCAGTGTTCTCTGGACTTCGTGCTCGGCTGGTTCGCCCGTCCGCTGTTTGTGGATGGAGACTATCCACCCTGCATGAAACGCAATTTGACCCACAGACTGCCATCCTTCACGGAATCTGAGAGCTTGTACGTTAATGGAACGGCGGACTTCTTTGCCCTGTCTCACGGACCCGCCCTTAGCTTTCAGCTGATTAATGACAGTCTGCGTTTTGGCCAGACAGAAGACCTGGGTCTAAGGATGCTGCTGTACTGGGTCCGTGCCGAGTACAACAATCCTCCCATCTTTGTGGTGGAGAGCGGCTGGTATGGAAGTGGCAACACGAAAACAAAGGATGCTAAACATATGTACTACCTGAAGCGCTTTATTATGGAGACTCTAAAAG CAATCCGCTTTGACAGAGTAAATGTGATTGGCTACACAGCCTGGTCTCTGCTGGACGGGTATGAGTGGTACCGTGAATATGGAATACGACGAGGACTATTTTATGTAGATTTCAACACTCCTGATCTAAAGAGAGAGCCAAAGACATCTGCCACTTTCTATAGCAAACTTATAGAAAAGAATGGCTTCCCTCAACTGCCCGAGAACCGGCCTGCACAGGGCGTCTTTCCATGTGACTTTGCCTGGGGAGTTGCAGCCAATTCAATACAG GTTGATACTATACCTACCCAGTTTGCTGACCCCAGTGTTTATGTCTGGAACGTTTCTGGTAACGGAGAGCTCAAAAAGGTCTCAGGTGTACAGGTGCCCCCTATGCGCAGAACACACCACTGCGCCGATTACGGCATCATCCTCCAGCAAGTGTCTGACGTGCACCGTATGCAAGTCTCACACTTCCACTTCTCCCTCAACTGGTCCTCTATCACCCCAACAGGCCGGGTGTCTGATGCTAACGAAACACTTCTAAGATACTACCATTGCTTTGTCAGTGAGCTACAAAAGGTTAACGTAACCCCTGTAGTGACCCTTTGGCACCACACAGGGAAACTATCCAGCTTGCCGGCACCCATTGAGGCCGATGGGGGCTGGCAGAGCGAGGAGACAGTCCAAGCTTTTGCAGATTACGCCAGGTTGTGTTTTCAGTGGCTAGGAGCTCATGTCAAGCTGTGGATCACACTGAACGAACCTAACGACGAGGATCTTGAATACACCGTGGGCCACCAGCTGCTCCGTGCGCATGCGTTAGCGTGGCACATCTACGACAGCGAGTTTCGCAAAACCCAAGGCGGTAAGGCATCGCTGGTTCTTCATATGGACTGGGTCGAACCTGCATTTTCTTTCAACAGGGAGGATGTTGAACCTGCAAACCGAGTCTTGGACTTTCGAGTAGGCTGGTTTGCAGAGCCCATCTTCGGTAGTGGCGATTACCCAGTGGTTATGCGTAGCTGGCTCCAACAGCGAAACAATATCGATCTCTTCAACTACCACTTACCCGTATTTAGCGAAGAAGATAGGCTGTTGGTTAAAGGAACCTATGATTTCTTCGCCATCAGCCATTTTACTACCTCGATGGTGTATGATGGAGTGGAGGACAAATACACCTTTAAGGACAAGCTGCAGGTACAGCTGATATCTGACGTCACCTGGATCATGTCTCCAAGACGCAACTCTCCTGTGGTCCCATGGGGTCTTCGCAAGGCACTGAATTGGGTTAACTCTCGATACAAAGGGGTTCCCATTTACGTGATGGCCAATGGTGTTCAAGAGGACATTGCTAGGTTTAAGGATAGCTTGCGTGTCTACTACCTTTACAACTACATTAATGAGGCCTTGAAAG CATATACTCTGGATGGAGTCAATCTTAAGGGCTATTTTGCATATGCCTTCAGTGACCAGCGGGACCCAGGCTTTGGCATGTACGGTCACGTGCAGGAGGaggtcattttaaaatcttcatTGGGCCATTACAAAAACATCATCCAGCACAATGGCTTCCCTGCCCCAGGCACAGCTCAACAGCAGTGTCCCCATGCTCCAGTCCACGGCTCTGGCCGTTACATTCTCACCAAGCACCCCATCGTTGGCTTTCTCACTCTGGTGAGCTCTTGTATGCTGATCACAGTGTGCCTTGTTATCTACTACGGAGTCAAGAGGCACAAATtaatcaccaaaaaatga
- the zar1l gene encoding ZAR1-like protein, translating into MEEFLIPPYNCGGYPGYFPFYPGNGKFKHQNWNKKGNNLYVAPDATDYFDVYKRAQLKAILSQVNPNLTPRLRKANTREFGVQVNPKVDATVQCSLGPKTLFYRDDKWDLPRTPSISPLKDNLPSTPVNSVRFSRPVAIYSPVFDRRIFSLSTTAGESKDDGGDESKKTDSETEDDEEKCKQDETTHNESLQGKSVIQRNKRSNFQFLEQKYGFYHCSKCNIRWESAFVWCISGTSKVYFKQHCRKCQVGLNPYRVESIQCQVCCKTRCCCERKQRHIDMRRPHRQDLCGRCKGKGLSCDTIYSFKYIV; encoded by the exons ATGGAGGAGTTTCTCATTCCACCTTACAACTGTGGAGGCTATCCTGGCTATTTCCCCTTTTACCCCGGCAATGGGAAATTTAAGCACCAGAACTGGAACAAAAAGGGAAACAATTTGTATGTCGCGCCAGATGCCACCGATTATTTCGACGTTTATAAGCGTGCGCAGTTAAAAGCCATATTATCTCAAGTGAACCCGAACTTAACGCCGCGCCTCCGCAAGGCCAACACTAGAGAATTCGGTGTGCAGGTCAACCCAAAGGTAGATGCCACTGTCCAGTGCTCGCTTGGGCCCAAAACTCTGTTTTACCGCGATGATAAATGGGACTTACCGAGGACGCCGTCCATCAGCCCGCTGAAAGACAACCTGCCTAGCACACCTGTCAACTCCGTGCGCTTTTCCCGCCCAGTCGCCATCTACTCTCCGGTCTTCGACCGCAGGATTTTCTCCTTATCCACGACTGCCGGTGAAAGTAAGGACGATGGAGGGGACGAGAGCAAGAAGACGGACAGCGAGACGGAAGACGACGAGGAGAAGTGTAAACAGGATGAAACCACACACAACGAATCACTGCAGGGGAAGTCGGTGATTCAACGAAATAAACGGTCAAACTTCCAG TTTCTGGAGCAGAAATATGGATTTTATCACTGCAGCAAGTGCAATATTCGATGGGAAAGTGCGTTCGTTTGGTGCATCTCGGGAACCTCCAAG GTGTACTTCAAGCAGCACTGCAGGAAGTGCCAGGTGGGACTGAATCCGTATAGGGTGGAGTCCATTCAGTGCCAG GTTTGCTGCAAGACTCGCTGCTGCTGTGAACGGAAGCAGAGGCACATTGACATGCGCCGTCCTCACCGCCAGGATCTGTGTGGCCGCTGCAAGGGCAAAGGCCTTTCCTGTGACACCATCTACAGTTTCAAGTACATAGTCTGA